Part of the Engraulis encrasicolus isolate BLACKSEA-1 chromosome 1, IST_EnEncr_1.0, whole genome shotgun sequence genome, tcttcgcttcctttgttacttccacagcttcgtcgttggttgctttttttctttccgatggcgtgggctttccaacttagttgcgccaggactctgaacatttcagaagacaactgaactgacagctacggtcacactactctgacagtcggctctcctcctctgccctggtcgctatttcgttccacagccactcatttttaacgtcactatttacaattactagcattcaccaacacacagaaccttgctctaacccccgccacattctcatcactcgcacaaaacatagtctacactctacacaacagaagtagcgctatgcataatctgcgtaagtcctgttattgaaacggtcagggcctcgctgcttcaaaaatgcagcctgttacagcaaggttcatatagtaataatagcagtagtgacatTAAAAAGGCTGTAGcggaaagcgacgagagcataggaggagtgctgcctgtcagaatagtgtgagcgcagtagctgacagaaggctggtcgtctgaaatgttttcaatcctggcgcgcgcaacagcatggagttctcgctcgatgcactggaaagcccacggtgggaggctacgtcgtgacgctagtgtccatgggtaatgtaggaaatcttgccCTATAACGTTCGtaatagcagcggtttaccgttcataagttactgtactcgggcgctactagccaaattggcgggtaggtattttttcctactagccaaaattaattttcacccgtgtttggcgtgttggcgtgtgttaatttagagccctggatgcacCCATTCACTGATCTGCAGTTGAGCCCGCTGCCCTTCATCACCACTCACCTCTCCTGCTGCTACTGTGCTCTCTTGCTTCCTCTGGTGGCGGCCAGTGGTAGTGCAGTCTGCGGGCCAGCCTGTGCAGGGGGCTGGGCTGGTCGCCCGTGTGAAGGTCTGGTTGTCCCAGTGCCAGCAGCAGGGCACTCTCACTCAGGCTTATGGACAGGAAGACCAGGCACCCCACCAGGTACACACCTGTGTATAGTATGACATCACACATTGTGTGTGCTAGTGTTAgtgttcgcctgtgtgtgtgtgcgtttgtgtgtgtcgtgtgtgtgtgtgtgtgtgtgtgtgtgtgtgtgtgtgtgtgtgtgtgtgtgtgtgtgtgtgtgtgtgtgtgtgtgtgtgtgtgtgtgtgtgtgtgtgtgtgtgtgtgtgtgtgtgtgtgtgtgtgagtgcgcacacctgtttgtgttttctctctctctgtctgactgctgATTGGAGGCAGTAGATCAGTAGCCAGCATCAAGAATActgtatacctctctctctctctctctctctctctctctctctctctctctctctctctctctctctctctctctgtctgtctgtctgtctgactgtctctctctctctctctctctctctctctctctctctctctctctctctctctctctctctctctctctctctctctctctctctctctctctctctctctcgcatactcACCCAGCATTGGTGTCTGGTCTTTAAAGGGAGGCAGCAGGTCTGTGGCCAGCAGCAGGTAGACGGTGTAGCCCAGCAGCAGGGTCACCTTGAAGGGCAGCCTCTCTGCACTCTCCACGGGCACACACCAGCCAGCCAGGTCCACCAGCATCACCAGGGCACTGGGAACCAGCAGGTTTAACACGTAGAACAGGGGATGGCGCTTCAGGACAAGCTGGggggagagcgatggagagagagagagagagagagagagagagagagagagagagagagagagagagagagagagagagagagagagagagagagagagcgcgttagTTTGAGTACTGGGAACCAACAAGTTTAGTACGTACAGAGGATGGCGCTTCAGgacaagctggagagagagagatggagagagagagagggagggggaactAGCAGGTAACATATAGAACAGAGGATGACAGTGAAATGGCAGTgctgagggagacaaagagagagagataggagcaAGAGTTCGCAGGCAAGTGAATGGATTTCAATGGGGTTTTCACTTGCCCACGTTCGCCCCCTAGTGGGCACCCAACGGGAACTGCAAAAGCTTACTGGctacaatggaaaccaatgagagtgaagcttctcctctattctaatttctctggacaCGTTGTTGCTAGATGCCACTTGGGTTACCTGGAAGGTGAGGCGGGAGTAGTGCCGGCCGTCCTGCGATTGTCTGATCTGGGTGTCACTCAGCGTGGAGATGAGATCCCATTCGCCGTGAGTACTGACGGGGGCGGGGGCGATGGCTGAATGCTCCAGGCATAGCTCAAGCTCCTCAGCTGTTGcaaatgcacatgtacacatataTAGTATAactggaaatgtgtgtgtatgtgtgtgtgtgtgtgtgtgtgtgtgtgtatgtgcttgtgcgtgtgtgtgtgtgtgtgtgtgtgtgtgtgtgtgtttgtgtgtgtgtgtttgtatgtgtgtgtgtgcacgcgtatatgtgtgtgtgtgtgtgtgcgcacgtgtgtgtgtgtgtgtgtgcacgcgtatgtgtgtgtgtgcgcacgcgtgcgcatgtgtgtgtgtgtgtgtgtgtgtgtgtgtgtgtgtgtgtgtgtgtgtttgtgtgtgtgtgtgtgtgtgtgtgtgtgtgtgtgtgtgcgtacctgtgtacAGGTGTGACTGTAGCGTGAGGTTACAGCGCTGCGTGTCAAAGGGGAACATCATCATGGCCAAATCACAACGCAGGGTCACTATGGAGACCGTCTCCCTGGATACCCAGCCACTGCTGTCCACTCTCACAAACCCACGGCCAGCCTGCTGCCTCTCCTCAgagaccctaacacacacacacacacacgcacacatgcataatgcacacacacacacgcacacacacacacgcacacgcacacacacacacacacacacacacacacacacacacacacacacacacacacacacacacacacacacacacacacaggcaagggcacacacacacacacacacacacacacacacacacacacacacacacacacacacacacacaaacacacacacacacacacacacacacacacacacacacacacacagggtcgagcaagggcacacacacacacacacacacacacacacacacacacacacacacacaccacacccacacacacacacacacacacacacacacacacacacacacacacacacacacacacagtgatgagccttgaacagacatgcagacattgtCGCATGATTTATTTTAACGCTCACTATCTATTTTAAGTGGGATACTGGATGTGTACACACTCATATACAGTTTTCTCTTTAGCAGATTGAATGATAGTTATGCATGATAATGTGCTGTATAAATACTATATAATTTCTTGCTTGCTATAGcttacacacagatgtacacatacacacgcacg contains:
- the LOC134457875 gene encoding 5-hydroxytryptamine receptor 3A-like, encoding MATFCLVLQVLIKDLFSVVTNLTRSSSPWLRPVQHWRSSVRVHVGMRVLSILDVNWGDQLVWWDPSWYGGLQHISLPSSLMWTPDLSIREAVSEERQQAGRGFVRVDSSGWVSRETVSIVTLRCDLAMMMFPFDTQRCNLTLQSHLYTAEELELCLEHSAIAPAPVSTHGEWDLISTLSDTQIRQSQDGRHYSRLTFQLVLKRHPLFYVLNLLVPSALVMLVDLAGWCVPVESAERLPFKVTLLLGYTVYLLLATDLLPPFKDQTPMLGVYLVGCLVFLSISLSESALLLALGQPDLHTGDQPSPLHRLARRLHYHWPPPEEAREHSSSRRGVYLVGCLVFLSISLSESALLLALGQPDLHTGDQPSPLHRLARRLHYHWPPPEEAREHSSSRRGLKRSFRVTGSCGRDLCVMRGLEEELEEVGEELRHLNVRREERSDSLHLMEALDCLCFRLYAATLTVFTLALALLWTI